The following are encoded in a window of Paenibacillus polymyxa genomic DNA:
- a CDS encoding potassium channel family protein, protein MKTQQFVVIGLGRFGSSLALQLVDMGCEVLGIDRNEDVVDSMSEMLTHTVVADATDEDSLRSLGIRNFDCGIVAIGDDIQVSILTAILLKELGVKKVVAKAISVLHGRALEKLGVDRIIYPERDMGIRVAHQLVTPNLLDYLELSKEYSIVELNVPACLNGKTLAELNARTRFGCSVVALHTANGILIAPTAMDRLKADDIMVIIGSNDNIGRFEDEVVNVNEED, encoded by the coding sequence ATGAAAACGCAGCAGTTTGTAGTTATTGGCTTGGGGCGGTTTGGCTCAAGCCTGGCTTTGCAATTGGTGGATATGGGGTGCGAGGTGCTAGGCATTGACCGGAATGAGGATGTTGTGGACAGTATGAGTGAGATGTTGACACATACTGTCGTGGCGGACGCTACCGATGAAGACTCGTTGCGATCACTGGGCATCCGTAATTTCGATTGTGGCATTGTTGCTATTGGTGATGACATTCAGGTAAGCATCCTCACCGCCATTTTGCTGAAGGAGCTGGGTGTGAAAAAAGTTGTAGCCAAAGCCATATCTGTGCTGCACGGGCGTGCGTTAGAAAAGCTCGGTGTGGACCGGATTATTTATCCAGAACGGGATATGGGTATCCGGGTGGCTCACCAGCTAGTCACGCCTAATTTGCTCGATTATTTGGAGTTGTCTAAGGAATACAGTATTGTGGAACTCAATGTACCTGCATGTCTGAATGGCAAAACGCTAGCAGAGCTAAATGCCCGTACCCGCTTTGGTTGTAGCGTTGTGGCGCTTCATACGGCGAACGGTATCCTGATCGCACCGACGGCTATGGATCGGCTAAAAGCAGATGATATTATGGTCATCATCGGTTCGAATGACAATATCGGTCGCTTTGAGGATGAGGTTGTTAATGTTAATGAAGAGGATTAA
- a CDS encoding TrkH family potassium uptake protein: protein MNPNASWLRLSPPQIFVAGFAIIILIGSLLLMLPISNTTGKPLAFIDALFTAASATCVTGLVVKDTGTFFTTFGQVVIAALIQIGGLGFMTMATLIALVFKRRISLRERLILQEAMNQTSVEGIVGLIRKVLLYSLVIEGVCATIFSVRWSFDMPVGRAIYFGIWHAISMFNNAGFDLFGEFRSLTGYVYDPIVNFTAMFLIISGGIGFVVMSDLAEYRKRKRLSLHTKVVLSMTGAMIVVGTLVIFVFEFTNPKTLGSLDWGGKLLGSLFQSVTPRTAGANTLDIAGLRQATQFFIIILMFIGASPGSTGGGIKTTTFALLIGAVISMLRGREDIVLFKYRLAQGRIYKALTITLLGLLFVIGVTMILSATEDHHFLMILFETVSAFGTVGLSMGLTPDLTVIGKLVITLTMFAGRLGPLTLAYALGPKKGKELYRHPEGKMIIG from the coding sequence ATGAATCCCAATGCAAGCTGGCTTCGGCTTTCTCCACCGCAGATATTCGTTGCGGGCTTTGCCATTATCATTCTAATAGGTAGCTTATTGTTAATGCTGCCGATCTCCAATACAACAGGAAAGCCACTTGCGTTTATAGACGCTTTGTTTACTGCCGCGTCCGCGACGTGTGTAACAGGGCTTGTCGTTAAGGATACAGGGACCTTTTTCACAACCTTTGGTCAAGTCGTCATCGCTGCACTCATTCAGATTGGCGGTCTCGGCTTTATGACTATGGCTACCTTGATCGCGCTGGTGTTCAAACGTCGGATTTCCTTGCGGGAGCGCCTCATTTTGCAGGAAGCGATGAATCAGACTTCTGTAGAGGGAATTGTCGGATTAATCCGTAAGGTATTACTGTACTCACTGGTTATTGAAGGCGTATGCGCTACGATATTCTCGGTTCGCTGGTCCTTTGATATGCCCGTAGGCAGGGCGATTTATTTTGGAATCTGGCATGCCATCTCCATGTTTAACAATGCTGGTTTTGATTTATTCGGTGAATTTCGCAGCTTGACAGGTTATGTATATGATCCGATTGTTAATTTTACCGCAATGTTTCTAATTATTTCTGGCGGCATTGGTTTTGTAGTGATGTCAGACCTGGCAGAATATCGCAAGCGCAAGAGACTGTCCTTGCATACCAAGGTGGTACTCAGCATGACGGGCGCTATGATTGTAGTCGGCACGCTCGTGATTTTTGTATTTGAGTTTACGAATCCAAAGACTCTTGGCTCGCTTGATTGGGGTGGTAAGCTACTGGGATCTTTATTCCAGTCCGTTACTCCCCGTACCGCAGGTGCCAATACACTGGACATCGCAGGCTTGCGGCAGGCTACGCAGTTTTTTATCATCATACTCATGTTTATTGGGGCTTCCCCTGGCTCTACTGGAGGCGGGATTAAGACCACAACATTCGCCCTGCTCATTGGAGCAGTGATTTCGATGCTGCGGGGGCGGGAAGATATTGTGCTGTTCAAGTACCGACTTGCGCAGGGACGAATTTACAAGGCTTTGACCATTACACTGCTGGGGTTGCTGTTCGTGATCGGGGTGACCATGATTTTGTCGGCAACCGAAGATCATCATTTTCTGATGATCTTGTTTGAGACGGTGTCTGCGTTTGGTACGGTGGGGCTGTCGATGGGGCTTACACCTGATTTAACAGTCATAGGCAAGCTGGTGATTACCCTGACGATGTTTGCAGGTAGACTGGGGCCACTCACGCTAGCTTATGCACTGGGGCCGAAAAAGGGTAAAGAATTGTATCGTCATCCGGAAGGCAAAATGATTATAGGATGA
- a CDS encoding CPBP family intramembrane glutamic endopeptidase, whose translation MNPIGKPVVLTANFKKLGLLGGIGLICFFIFQLLIPSLSNPSPESVMNAKVISKQEAVIHALDFARSELGYTESQPEEPVVTYQAETDLYGYLSREKLLQQYDRTWKKSYPYETFRVDLPESSAKSKLQIHVDLSTGKVVSFKRITFSTNYTQADISTDEQARNRLVRVAEDGMTLEAKEQAAAVWVKRFGFKPSDLKLATTEQEGGLKYTVDDKKIGASVLTLAFTFEDGDVRSFTQSFSAPSSYTDYIEKQTFWANLMTYAGYALFSFVLGVLAIVYASLTRRHTSFVRGIVLSVVYFIASIAGTMNMLPLLQAEAGGKGMLIFLMVFQIGVTFFMAVALYFSLVGGDGLMRQVGLNAWPRAKEPGYGLYVLRSMYVGYLWAFILLGVQSILFFILERTFNTFSTTDATQSPYNMAYPWLLPIMAWMAGIGEETVYRLFGIPMVKKIVKNTFVACLITTLIWALGHTLYPIYPVISRPIELTFLGLLFSFVFLRYGFIAAMFSHVIFDSILMGLSVMSLGDTVNVSAGLFWILLPAIVGYIIYWFSPKKPNRIMFEPIKKEEPYSTTPPPEGQL comes from the coding sequence ATGAATCCTATCGGGAAACCGGTCGTGCTCACGGCCAACTTCAAAAAATTAGGCTTGCTGGGCGGGATTGGCCTGATTTGCTTTTTTATCTTTCAATTGCTTATTCCCTCGCTTAGCAATCCGAGTCCAGAATCAGTAATGAACGCAAAGGTCATCAGCAAACAAGAAGCGGTCATACACGCATTGGACTTCGCCCGCTCCGAGCTGGGCTATACTGAATCACAGCCTGAGGAGCCTGTCGTGACCTATCAGGCCGAAACAGATTTGTACGGTTATTTATCTAGAGAAAAACTACTTCAACAGTACGACCGTACATGGAAAAAAAGTTACCCTTACGAAACCTTTCGGGTCGATCTGCCTGAATCCTCAGCGAAGAGTAAACTGCAAATTCATGTGGATTTATCCACTGGCAAGGTCGTTAGCTTTAAACGGATCACCTTCAGCACCAATTACACACAGGCTGATATTTCTACGGATGAACAAGCACGTAACAGGCTTGTACGTGTGGCTGAGGACGGCATGACGCTCGAAGCCAAGGAGCAGGCGGCCGCAGTATGGGTCAAGCGCTTTGGCTTTAAGCCGTCGGATTTGAAGCTTGCGACCACTGAACAAGAAGGCGGATTAAAGTATACCGTAGACGATAAAAAAATCGGCGCCTCGGTACTTACACTGGCTTTTACTTTTGAAGACGGTGATGTTCGCTCCTTCACCCAAAGCTTTTCGGCCCCGTCGTCCTATACCGATTATATCGAAAAGCAAACATTTTGGGCGAATTTGATGACCTATGCGGGTTATGCCCTATTTAGCTTTGTACTGGGTGTACTTGCCATTGTGTATGCGTCACTCACCCGACGACATACTTCATTTGTACGCGGCATTGTTCTATCCGTTGTATACTTTATTGCTAGTATAGCTGGGACCATGAACATGCTGCCTTTATTGCAAGCAGAAGCAGGCGGTAAGGGCATGCTTATATTTCTTATGGTTTTCCAGATTGGTGTTACCTTTTTCATGGCTGTAGCGCTCTACTTCTCCTTGGTCGGCGGTGACGGGCTTATGCGTCAGGTTGGACTGAATGCATGGCCGCGTGCGAAAGAGCCGGGCTACGGGCTGTATGTGCTTCGCAGTATGTATGTTGGCTACTTGTGGGCCTTTATTTTGCTCGGGGTACAATCCATTTTGTTCTTTATACTGGAGCGCACATTTAATACATTCTCCACCACAGATGCCACGCAATCCCCTTATAATATGGCTTATCCATGGCTACTGCCGATTATGGCCTGGATGGCAGGTATTGGAGAAGAGACTGTCTACCGTCTGTTTGGTATTCCGATGGTCAAAAAAATAGTAAAAAACACTTTTGTTGCTTGTCTGATCACCACGCTGATTTGGGCACTGGGACATACACTTTATCCAATCTATCCGGTGATTTCCAGACCTATTGAGCTGACTTTTCTTGGTTTGCTGTTCAGTTTTGTGTTTCTGCGTTACGGCTTTATTGCCGCCATGTTCAGCCACGTTATTTTTGACAGCATTCTAATGGGACTTAGTGTGATGAGTCTGGGAGACACTGTGAATGTGAGCGCTGGTCTATTCTGGATCTTACTTCCAGCCATCGTGGGTTACATCATTTATTGGTTTAGTCCTAAAAAGCCAAATCGAATTATGTTTGAACCTATAAAAAAAGAGGAGCCGTATTCTACGACTCCTCCTCCCGAAGGGCAGCTATAA
- the uvrC gene encoding excinuclease ABC subunit UvrC: protein MKPYAEDLQNQEKALENIRHKLALLPDASGCYLMKNSEGTIIYVGKAKVLKNRVRSYFTGSHNGKTQRLVSDIRDFEYIVTGSNMEALILECNLIKKYQPRYNVLLKDDKTFPYLKITNEAHPKLEVTRRVLKDKAKYFGPYPNSYAAHQTKKLLDRMYPLRKCGVMPKEVCLYYHMHQCLGPCVKEVEKETYDQIGQEIGSFLSGGHEEIKKDLQRKMQEAAEELYFERAKELRDQIISIDAMMEKQKITTSDAKDRDVFGFSVDKGWMCVQILYVRKGKMIERHMSTFPFYGEAYSDFMSYVTQYYSDNPAVPQEILLPDSPKLMQAEQVNVDQPVAAETVLHSAATTDATGQTDEKAIQTETEHSADSLLVAEERATYAAATNQDQVGDQDTGVKETETQLSGGLEDPSTAALALAEWLDVKVLVPQRGLKKQMTGMATENARVALDEKFKLIERDEERTSKAASNLGRAIGLDSLHRVEAFDNSNIQGSDPVSAMIVFIDGKPAKKEYRKYKIRSVQGPDDYETMREVIRRRYERVLKENLERPDLIVVDGGRGQIKAATDVLQNELGLFIPVCGLVKDAKHRTSQLLVGESSEAVTLARNSEEFYLLQRIQDEVHRFAITFHREQRGKSMVTSRLDSIPGIGEKRRKLLLKHFGSLKKIREASVEDFRPLSIGDKLARQIIAALREEES from the coding sequence ATGAAACCTTATGCGGAGGACTTGCAGAATCAGGAGAAGGCGCTGGAGAACATACGGCACAAATTAGCGTTACTGCCGGATGCATCAGGCTGTTACCTGATGAAGAATAGCGAAGGCACCATTATTTATGTCGGCAAGGCCAAAGTGTTGAAAAACCGGGTCCGTTCCTATTTTACAGGTAGCCATAACGGCAAGACGCAGCGACTGGTTTCCGATATCCGTGATTTTGAATATATCGTTACAGGCAGTAATATGGAGGCGCTCATTCTGGAGTGCAACCTCATTAAAAAGTACCAGCCGCGTTATAACGTGCTATTGAAGGATGATAAAACCTTTCCGTATTTGAAAATTACGAACGAGGCACACCCCAAGCTGGAGGTGACCCGTCGCGTTCTGAAAGATAAAGCAAAATATTTTGGACCATACCCCAATTCCTACGCGGCACATCAGACGAAGAAGCTGCTGGATCGTATGTATCCGTTACGCAAGTGTGGTGTAATGCCCAAGGAAGTGTGCCTGTATTATCACATGCATCAATGTTTGGGGCCTTGTGTGAAAGAGGTCGAGAAGGAAACGTATGACCAGATTGGTCAGGAGATTGGTTCCTTTTTGAGCGGGGGACATGAGGAAATTAAAAAGGATCTTCAGCGTAAAATGCAGGAGGCCGCAGAGGAATTGTACTTTGAGCGGGCCAAGGAGCTGCGAGATCAGATTATCAGCATCGACGCGATGATGGAAAAGCAGAAAATCACCACATCGGATGCGAAGGATCGAGATGTATTCGGTTTTTCAGTAGATAAGGGCTGGATGTGTGTACAAATCCTATATGTCCGCAAAGGTAAAATGATCGAGCGCCATATGTCGACTTTTCCTTTCTACGGTGAAGCTTACAGTGATTTTATGTCCTATGTGACGCAATATTATAGTGACAACCCGGCAGTGCCGCAAGAAATATTGCTGCCGGATTCTCCTAAGCTGATGCAGGCAGAACAGGTCAATGTCGATCAACCGGTTGCGGCAGAAACTGTACTCCACAGTGCAGCTACAACCGATGCTACCGGACAGACAGATGAGAAAGCGATACAAACGGAGACAGAGCATTCTGCTGACTCATTGCTGGTGGCTGAAGAACGGGCAACTTATGCAGCAGCAACAAATCAAGACCAAGTTGGTGACCAAGATACCGGAGTAAAGGAAACAGAAACCCAACTATCCGGTGGACTGGAGGACCCGAGTACGGCGGCTCTCGCTCTGGCTGAATGGTTGGATGTAAAGGTACTTGTACCACAGCGTGGACTGAAAAAGCAAATGACAGGCATGGCGACGGAAAATGCACGTGTTGCTTTGGATGAGAAGTTTAAGCTGATCGAGCGGGATGAGGAACGGACATCCAAAGCTGCAAGCAATCTCGGACGTGCCATTGGACTGGATAGCTTGCACCGGGTGGAGGCGTTTGATAACTCCAATATCCAGGGTTCCGATCCAGTCTCAGCCATGATCGTGTTTATTGATGGCAAGCCTGCCAAGAAGGAGTATCGAAAATATAAAATCCGTTCTGTGCAGGGACCCGATGATTATGAAACAATGCGTGAGGTTATCCGACGTAGATATGAACGTGTGCTTAAGGAAAATTTGGAACGTCCCGACTTGATCGTTGTCGATGGTGGACGTGGACAAATTAAGGCGGCGACCGATGTATTGCAAAATGAGCTGGGTTTGTTCATTCCTGTGTGTGGTCTGGTGAAGGATGCCAAACATAGAACTTCCCAACTATTAGTGGGAGAGTCCTCTGAGGCCGTGACACTTGCACGCAATAGCGAAGAATTTTATCTGCTGCAACGGATTCAGGACGAGGTTCACCGTTTTGCCATTACGTTCCACCGCGAGCAACGCGGCAAATCTATGGTAACTTCCCGGCTGGACTCTATTCCAGGCATCGGCGAGAAACGGCGTAAGTTACTGCTTAAGCATTTTGGATCGCTCAAAAAAATAAGAGAGGCCAGTGTCGAAGACTTCCGGCCTCTCTCTATTGGGGATAAGCTTGCGCGTCAGATTATAGCTGCCCTTCGGGAGGAGGAGTCGTAG